From the Macaca nemestrina isolate mMacNem1 chromosome 7, mMacNem.hap1, whole genome shotgun sequence genome, the window CTAGTCTTAATATAGGCACAGTAAGAAGAATAGACATTTCCCTCTTTGGCTAGTGCTGTGCTTTTAGGGTAGTTATGCTGCTGGTTATTCCAGTGGAGTTAGTGTTGAGGAAATTCTCTTTACTTGAGCCAAATCTGCACTTATATGCAAGACTGTGGTACAAGCTCCTAAAAAAAAGATTACTGGTGCCAACTTAAGTCATCTCTGCTAATAAAATTGCATGCTTGTGGCAGAGTTAAAACAACAAGAGAAATTCACTGTGCGCTGGTTCTGAATGTCATTTTTCCTCTCTGGTGTGGTTTtacattttcagtttctttcccttttcctctcgCCCACCCTCAAAATTCTGCCTTGGCATTTGTGTGCTTCATTAAATCCACTCTGTGCTTTATTGTTGGAGAATATGGATAATACACATATTTGGGGCAGGGTCATACAGTGTATACAAAACCCACACACTATGTGTTTGGACAAATTCGCCTAGTGTGAGAATCATCAGTAGTGagtttaaaagtttgaaaattagaCCCAACATTTTGGGCGTTTAAAATATCTCCCGCCTTGAAATGGCTCCTGTTTAGTTTGTTAGATGGGAGAGCACTGgatcaaaataaaaacagcttctCGAGTTGCAAGGGTTCTCTGAATGCCAGAGCCTTGATGGGCAACCGAATCTCAAGTCTGCAGTGTTTGTTTTCCATATTACATAGGACTTGGCTAGGAGGCTGAGGAGatacaaagcaaaaagaatattCAGGGAGTTTGTATATAAAACCTCAGGCTTGAAGAAAACAGGTTAACCAAATCCAAAGTGCAATAAGGTTCACCCACCCTGCACTTTGGCCCTTAGATAAATCCTAAGTAGGCATTGCCAGTAGGCCAAGTTTAATCAGAGGACAGTGCCTACCAGTAGATACTGCATAGTTACAATCAGTAGCAGATGAACAGCTAATACACCCGGATGCTATGCTCTCCTAACAGGGTCCGCTCGATCCTCAGTGAGCACATAAAGAAAGGGAGGTCATATCCCTTCCATCTCTACCAGGTATTAACACCTAACTACTCTCTAGCCAGAAGCAATTCCCTTTATTTCCtcactctcctcctcttctctctagcCCAATCTCCTGACAACCGTTAAAACAAAAAGACCCCAAAAATACCTCTTGCTAAAACAGAGTAGTCCCTAAACTCTCTCATCTTAGACTACTGTCAGGTACACTCAGCACCGGCAGAATCTTTATCAGTCAGGCTAGTGGCTCTCAGAAGCATTATGGGAAATACTGAACCGGGAATAAGCGGATTTTAACCATGAAAAAGGAAAGCTATTAGGAATTTCAGCCTCTGAGATTTTGTTTAATTCCTACCCCTATGCAGAGAGTTCTAAACTGCCTCTCTTTTCCATCCGAGGGACAAAGCCGAGGGCTTGGTTTGGTTTGGCCAACTTGCTTGGGTCTGAACACAGGAGTGCTCAATGTATGTTTTCAGTTTGGTGTTAGGTTTGAGCAGATCGCAGCAACGGCCAAAGTGAATCACTTTCTGGCAACCTCATTTCTCCTCTGTTCACTTGGGTTCTGTTAAATACTAGGAAAAGGCTTTCTCAGAAGCATGGGCCTCACTGTGTTCTGGTATTGGCCTTTCAAGCTTCTGCAATGTCCCTACTGACTTTTGCTGGGCCTGATTTGGTCTCACCCTCCATCCTCCCTTTCTCACTCCACTATCCTGGTTGTCCTTGCCCACATTGGCCTCTCCCAGAGTCTGGAGGGTcttcacaaaatgaaaaacatttgcGTCATGGTAAGTGAATTAATTTAGAAACCTTGGCAAACAAGAGATTAGACTGACATAGTCACTGACAACTTAAGGAAGGATGGACtgtggggagaaggaggagaggaggatgcAAGCACAGGTTAGAAAGGACTTTTCCATGTTGAATGCAGCACTAAAACAGGTCTCTTGCCCTCAGAGGAGCCTCTTCCATGAACCTTCATTCAGAAGGGAGATTCCGGTTCCCAGGAGGGCACAAAAACACAAAGGCAGAACCAGACCACGGCCCCGCCCCTTTAGATGTGAGCTGGGGTGATGCGGGTTTCTGGTACATCCCCATTAAAGCAGATATGTTTACAAAATAGGAAGTGCTCTCTAGCCGAGACTGTGTTTCCTCTGGTGTCTAAAAACACCCACCGGCACCCGTCCACACTCATGCACACAAACTACGCACAAGCAGGCTCCTGCCAGGAGGCAGCTGGGGGTTCTTCTGGCCTCTAGGTTTAAGCCAAATAAGAATCTGATTGTTTTAGGTCTGGGACTTCCTGGGGCTGCATTCCTAGGACAGGCTGGGTGCACCTGGATTTGGCTTAATCCAAATCGATGGATATGCAACGACACTGCTTCACACGCGTGACTCTCTTCTTCTTGGTAGGTGGCTGTAGTTCAGGGCAGTTGAGTGTGACCATCATGGTAGTGAATTTCTTGGGCTTGCAGAAGGAGCAGGACTGAAAGGAACCTTCCTCCTTCCGGATGTGCCTGGGGATGTAGAAGGAGTTGCACTGGCCGTAACAGAAGCGGTTGATGATGGTACGACTGTTGCAGCCTTCCTCGTGGATGGTCTGCTTAAGCGGCTGGGTTTTGCACCAGTCTCGCTTCAGGTATTTGCGTTCGGTCAcatgcagggcctcttggctggacTCCAGCACCTCCTCCCCCGGCATGGCAGTGCCCCGCCCTTGGCCCCGCCCCCGGTTCCTGGAGCCAGGCTGCTGGGGCGACTGAGTCTGCTCTGAATCATTGTGCTGAGCCTTGTCTGGCGGGGGGATGGCACCTTGGGaccctttctttttcccttcagcaGCCGGCAGCAGGGTCCCCAAGAGGAGAAGCAGGGCTCCCACCGTGTAGGCTGTGCGGCTCATACTAAAGGAAGCAAGCACAGAGAGGGGAAGACACAAAACATGgcaaagttaatttaaaaattaatagtagCACCTAGCATTTAAATGCACTCGTTAAACACTTACGTAAAACATTCCATTTACTTCTTACAGTACCTGTATGAATTAGGTACTATTATCTCCACGACCCAGCCATCAATCCATGGAGTAACTCCCCCAGATTCCCACAGTGACTAAGTCAAGTTTTAAACTCAGCCCCCTAGGGCCAGCTCTTCTCTGCACCTATTCTCACAAGAACTTCTTCCTGGCCTCTGGCACCAACCACATTTGACTTTGTATTGCGTTCACTTAACCATATTCATTCTTGTATTTGATAATATTTAGTAAGCTCCTACTGTGTTAATGCCATATGACCTTTGCACCTTTTCAGGGGaactcattttctattttgttttacagCAGGATGAATTAACCTCTCTGCCCAGAGGACTTCATTCCTCCAGAAATGTCCCAGTCTTTTCTCCCCAGCTAGCCTGAGGCTTCCTGAGCTGTGAATGCTTCTGAGACTTTGCATTTTTATCCTATGTGGAAGGAGAGATTCATGGAGACCAGAAAGCATTTGACAGagggaaaacaacaaaacaggaaAGGTCGGGATCCTGGTGCAGTAACTTGCTATCTGATCTTAAGGATGTCACTTTATCTCTCAATAAATGACTCCATTTAAGCAAAGATACCAATACTTTGTCTCCCCAGGTAGGTTGTTCAGATCCAACTCAGTGTCAATGTGAGAGCAATTGGAGAACTAACCAAAAGTGTGGCAGTACTGCACATAGAATGAAAGACAGAAGCACGTAGGTGACGTGACTCATGAAGCTGCTCCACCTCTCACTTATTCTCATCTTGAAACTGGGCACAGATACTCAATCTATCATTCTTTGTACCACGATATACATTATTCTACCTTTTAAATGGTGAAAcatggccgagcacggtggctcacgcctgtaatcccagcactttgggaggccgaggtgggcggatcacgaggtcaggagataagagaccatcctggctaacacggtgaaaacccatctccactaaaaatacaaaagctagctgggcgtggtggcgggcgcctgtagtcccagctgctggggaggctgaggcaggagaatggcgtgaacccgggaggcggaggttgcagtgagccgagatggtgccactgcactccagcctgagcgacagagcaagattctgtctcaaaaaaaaaaaaaaaaaaaagtgaaatatgtcACTcacatgtgtctgtgtatatataatttaaaggGTAGAAAAATGGGCATGGTAGAACAAGTATGTgcaaatatttacattaataaaTGGCATGGGTATGTTGAATAAATTAGTGGCAATGAATTACTGTGGATAGGTCTGAAGCTAGATATGGGTTCGCGAGGGCAGTGACATGTgaacaatgacaaaaaataacaaggagGTGAGGTGAgggaaaatcaacaaaaaatcgGAAGCCatagacagagaaaaaaatgaatgaagtgaagAATGCAATtcagagaaaggggaactcttCTACAAGTTGAGTGTTCAGAGGAGGTAGTAAAGGCAgacagaaagggaggaagaagacAGAAGGGAGTGGGGTGGAGAAGGAgcagcataattttaaaaaggagagtgCAAGAGAGAAGCCTCAGACTCAAAAGATTTTCCTCCTGGGACAGTGCTTCTTAGACTTGAAAATGCAGACAATTATCTGGGGATATTGCTACGATGCAGGTCTGCCTTTTTATTAAGCTTTGAGTAGCAAAGCCTATAAGCACTTGCTGCCATGGGGCACagaaagaattattaaaatgtgGAAGGATTTTCTTTTCAATGGATGCAGTTTCAAATTCACAGCCTCCCTCCTGCGGCCATCACAACAATCGGACCTGAATCCTGAAGGTTCTCCTGTCCCACTCCTGTGGTTTTCTGAACCTAAGAATATAGCTGTGTAGCacccattttccttctctctttggaATACCAGTATTACACATAATAACCACTACGTGCAATTTAACAGTAACCTTATTATTTCTCCCGCCAAAACTGGACAAGTTGGTATTATTAGTCAGAGCAATTACCTTGCACAAAGGCAGTGTAGGATCTAGATTTCTAATGAAGAGCACATGATAAGTAAACACCATTCAACCCTAGGATAatgtcaaattaaaataaatattgaatttaaGATATCTTTATATGGCACCATCTTTCCAACATTAACCTAGTACTTTTAGACCAGTTCAAGTTTGGAGCTGATAATGTGACATTCAGCTTTTGCTCCAACTGTAGGTTTCCCAGCTTTGGTCAGTTTATGTTACAACATCCCTGCTCTTTATACAGAGTTTTTGTTTTACCCTAACCACAAAAAAATTGATTtactttgtagttttttttaaaaaagcacttaTACCATACATGCTGTTTgtcttactgtagccttgtagtatagtttgaagtcaggtagcatgatgcttccagctttgttctttttgcttaggattgtcttggctatacggcctctttttttggttccatatgaactttaaagtagttttttctaattctgtgaaggaagtcaatGGTAGCTAGAtagggatagcactgaatctataaattactttgggcagtatggccattttcataatattgattcttactgtccatgagcatggaatgtttttccatttgtttgtgtctctcTTACtaccttgagcagtggtttgtagttctccttgaagaggtccttccttcacatcccttgtaagttggattcctacgtattttattctctttgtagcacttgtgaatgggagttcactcgtgatttggctgtttgtctattattggtgtataggaatgcttgtgatttttgcatattgattttgtatcctgagactttgctgaaattgcttattagcttaaggagattttgggctgagatgatggggttttctaaatatacaatcatgtcatctgcaaacagagacaatttgacttcctctcttcctatttgaataccctttatttctttatcttgcctgactgccctgactagaacttccaatactatgttgaataggagtggtgagaga encodes:
- the LOC105467271 gene encoding gremlin-1, which gives rise to MSRTAYTVGALLLLLGTLLPAAEGKKKGSQGAIPPPDKAQHNDSEQTQSPQQPGSRNRGRGQGRGTAMPGEEVLESSQEALHVTERKYLKRDWCKTQPLKQTIHEEGCNSRTIINRFCYGQCNSFYIPRHIRKEEGSFQSCSFCKPKKFTTMMVTLNCPELQPPTKKKRVTRVKQCRCISIDLD